Within the Pseudomonadota bacterium genome, the region ACGTAGAGCGATTCACCACCAATCTCGTCGACCAGATAGTCGCCGGATTTGGGCAGCTCCGTCTGGTGGCAGACATACTGCCACTCGTGCTGGAAGACCGCGCGCTGTTCAGCCTCGAAGAGTTCGGGGTCCGTGTAGTACCGGCCATGAGGCGCATGGGTTTGCGTCGCGTCTTCGGTGAAACCGTTTCCGGCGAAGTTGACCGATTCGACCTTCTCAAGCATGACGGACCCCTTTGTTTTCATTGCGAAAAGTCTTGCCAACCAGATGTAATACGATCATATTAATACGAGCGTATTGTGTCGGAGTCAAGCTGGTACCCAAGACATCCTGTGATCAGGCGGAGATTGGATCGATGAAGACGCAGCCAAGCCCATCCCACCGGCGTCTTGAAGATGCCAGGGGCATGCTGATCGATGCGACGATGGAATCGATCTTTCGGCACGGCATCGCCGAGACCAGCATCTCGACGATCACCGAGATCGCCGGTCTGTCCCGCGGCATGGTGCGGCACTATTTCGCATCGAAGGACGCGATGATGGTTGCCGCCTATGAGGCGCTGTTGGCGAAGTGGAAGGAGAACTTCTATCGAGCGCGCGAGGGTGGTCCGCTTCAGCGTATCGTTCGGCTGATCGAAACGATGTACACGCCGCCCAACTTCGACCCCAGAGATTTGTCGGTCTGGATCTCGCTCAACGCCGGTGCCCTGCACGACCCAAAGCTTGCGGCCATGTGCAGCAAGGAGACGGCAACCTGGTTGGATGTGTTCAAGGAGGAGATCGCCGCGTATGGCGAGCAGGTGGGACGGTCTTACGACACTGATCGCATTGCCGAGACTCTTCTCGCGGTATCCGATGGTTTATGGATCAAGCACATGATCGAGCCGAACAGGGTCGATCAGCAAAAGGCTTTGGGCATAAACACGAAGCTTCTTTTTGACATGTTGGGCATTGCGGGCGCTTGGCAAGACGACAAAGCCAAGTGAACCTCGCTGCCGATCCACGTTGACGGCGCGCCAGTGTGTTCGTAGGGTGCCGTCGCGAAAACCAAGGGAACGATTCAAGATGACGACCTCCATCGTCGTAGTAGGCACGTGGCGCATGGTCCGGTAGCGGAAACCATAACGCTGCCCTGTGCGCCCCCGATTCCGGTCGGGGGCTTTTTTTGTGCCCTAGCTTTGACGATGCCGCCGGTTCGACCCGGCCGAGAGGTTCCGATGTTTCATCCCGCCGCGACGCCGCCACGCCTGGTCACGCTGATCCTGCTGACCGCGCTTGCGACCCTGTCGCTGAACTTGTTCCTGCCCTCGCTCGCGGCGATGGCGGCGGATTTCGACGTAAGCTATGCGCTCATTAGTCTGACTGTCGCCGGCTACGTCGCGGTGACGGCGGCGCTGCAGCTGGTCATCGGGCCGCTCTCAGACCGCTTTGGACGCCGGCCGGTGCTGCTTGCTGCGATGGCGGTCTATGTAATCGCCTCGGCGGCCTGCGTCATGACCACCGATATCGGTGTGTTTCTGGTCTGCCGTATTCTGCAGGGCGTCATCATCGCCGGCTGGACGGTGTCGCTGGCGATCGTGCGTGACATGAAGCCGGCCAACGAAGCTGCCAGCACGATCGGCTACATCAGCATGGTGATGGCGGTCGCGCCGATGATCGGCCCGCTTGCCGGTGGCTTGTTGGATGCGTTCTTTGGTTGGCGTGCGAGTTTCGTGGCGTTCACGCTGATGGGTCTTGGCCTCCTCATCCTCTGCTGGGCGGATCTGGGCGAAACCAATGCCGCACGCACAGGCGGCTTCGCGGCACAAGTGCGGGCCTATCCCGATCTTCTGCGTTCGCGTCACTTCTGGGGTTACGCGTTATGCATGGCGTTCTCGGTCGGCGCGTTCTATGCCTTCCTGGCCGGCACGCCGCTGGTCGCGACCGCGGTCTTCGGCATGTCGACGGCGACGTTGGGCGCGGCCATGGGCAGCATCACGGCGGGTTTCGTCTTCGGCAGTTTCCTCTCGGGCCGGCTGGCCAGGCGCCATGCGCTCGCGACTATGATCATCGCCGGCCGGCTGGTCGCCTGCATCGGTCTTGCCGCCGGGCTCGTCTTGGTGATGGCAGGGTACCTGAATGTCGTCCTGCTGTTCGGCGCGACGATTTTCGTCGGTATCGGCAACGGTCTGACGACGCCGAGCGCCAGCGCCGGGGCGATGTCGGTGCGTCCGCACCTGGCGGGCAGCGCGTCCGGTCTGTTCGGCGCGCTGACGGCGGTTGTCGGCGCCCTGCTGACGGTGATCACCGGCGCGCTGGTGACGGTGGAGACGGGCGCGTTCATGTTGCTCGCCATCATGCTGGCGGCATCGTTTCTGGCGCTGCTCGCCGCGCTTCTTGTGCGCGGGCCTGGGCCTGAAGAAATCTAAGCGGACTTCGCGCTGTCGCGGTCGCCGGTGCGCCGGCCGAAGGGCTGGTTGGGCTTGAGCGCGTTGCCGCCGACGGGGCTGGGGAACTTGACGGCCTGGCGCGGTGGTTCGGCTGTCTCGCCAGTGTCGCCCTCGGCCCGGTCGAGACCGTTGTCCAGCGCGACGACCAAGGGCCGGCGCAGGCGCTCGTTGATATGCGGCCACAGTTCGATGACTTCCTTGGCCGAGCTCGACTTGGGCGCGGTCTCCATCACCGTGCGCCCGTCGATCATGGCCGACGCATAATGCACGCGGCTGTGCAGGATGACCGGCGCCACGGGGCCGTGCTGGGTAAGCGCGATCGCGGCGTCCTGATTGATGCGCGCGCGTGGCGTGCCGCCGTTCAACACGAACATCAGCGGTTTGCCCTGCGCCTCGACAATGTCGACGGTCGCGCCGACAGCGCGCAGATCGTGCGGGCTGGGCCGGACCGGCAGCACGACGAGATCGGCGAGCGACACGACGTTGCGGATACGCCGGGTGACGGCCGGCGGTGTGTCGATGATGACCAGGCGTATGCCGTCATCGCGCAAGTCGGCGAGGTCGCGGGCCAGCGTCCACTGATCATCCTCGCGGCGGCGCGGCACGCCAGTGAGCTTGACGACATCGTCGGGCGCTTCGTCATCGCGCGCCAGCCACCAGTGGTAAAGGCTGCCTTGCGGATCCGTGTCGATCATCGCGACGGGACCGTGGCCGGTGCGCGCGGCTTCAACCGCCAGATGGCCGGCCAGGGTCGTCTTGCCGGCGCCGCCCTTTTGTGAGGCGAGCGCCAAAACGCGCATGGAACTCAGCATCGCCGGCTTCCAGGCAGTTGGGTGTCGCGCGGCTCGAGCGGAACACAGACGATCTCGCCGCCGCGGCGGATCGCGCGTTTGCGGTTTGTGGTGACGGCCATGGCCGGTCTCCCTTTGGCAGCCCCGCTGTCTTCGCCCGGCACGGTATCCGGCGAAGACCGGTGGCTTTGCGCCCCGCCGTCGCCGGCGGTTTGCCCTTATCGAGGTGTCCAATAGGGACAGCCCGGCGGCGCGGTCGCGCGCGCGATGAAAGAGTCGGCAAATCAACCGCACATTTCCACGGCAATCGGAACCGGGAGTGACGGCGGGCACACTTATCGGGGCGATTGGGACGGCGTTGGGTGTCCAGGCGATCCAGATGGAATGCGATCTGCTCTAGATCCAATAGGTCAACGCCAGTGTCATGACGACGATGGTGAGCAGGGTCGACACCATGATCAGGCCGGCCACCTCGTGCGCCAGCTCGGGCACGTGCTGGTCGACGAACAGGTAGGTGGCGACCGAGACGGGCATCAGGCACATCAGGATAAAGACGCCGCGCTCGGTGCCGGTGAAACCGAAAACCTGAAGCAGGCCCAAGGCGATGGCGACACCCATGGCGATGTGGAACAGACTGAGATAGGTGGCACGCCAGAGCGCGCTGATCTTCAAGGTGGCGAGCGTATAGCCCAGCGTCAGCAGCATGAGCGGGATGGCGAGGCCGCCGAGGATATCGAACGCCGCGTCGATTGGTTTCGGCAAGGCCGTGTCGGTCGCCATCAAGACAAGCGTGACGAGCACCGCGTAGATGATTGGCGAGGTTACAAGGCTGCGTATCGAGAAGCTGCCCATGGTCACCGCCATGCCGACGGTGAAGATGCTGACCACGATGACAACGACAAACGCCATGGCATAGGCCATGCCGGCCTCGCCAAACGCGAGCAGCGCGATGGGCAGGCCGACGTTGCCGACATTGGCGTGCATCATCGGCGACAGGAAAGCGCGGGTATTGAGGCCCATGATCTTCAAGAAGACGAAGGCCGCAACACAGAAGCACGCCAGCACCGCGACGGCCGCCAGCATCATATCGAGGAACGCGCCGATCGGCACATGAGCATCGGAGAGGTGGGAGATGATCAACGTCGGGTAACCGACATTGGCGACCACGCCATTGACCATCTTGTTGTCGAACGGAACCTTGAACCGCGCAAGGCCGAAACCGATGGCGGCGCAGATCAGCACCGGCAGGACCACGTTGGTGACGTGTAAGAAAAGCTCTGCCATGAACGACGGCGCCCCCGTAGGCGAAGAGTCTACAGGAGGGCGCGCGCGTGATCCATCGCGCGGGCAGGATCTGCTCTAAAGCGCGGAGAGGGTCTTCAGGGTGCTTTTCGTGATGACTTTGGTTTCGGCCATCATCAAGGCGAGCAGGTCATCGCCGGCGGGCGCACCCTGAAGGTCTTCCAAGGTCCGTCGTCTGGCAGTGAAGTCTGCGTAGGTCAGCTTTGGATCGGCCGTCTTCCCGAAGGCTTCGTGAAACACGATCTCGGCAATGTCGCGCGGCATGGCGAGCACCGTGTCGTCGTCGGGGCCGTCGGCAAAGATGACGTGGTTGTCCAGATCCAGCATGCCACACCCTGGGGGTCGCGGATGCCGATCGTACACTACGTGGCGGCGAGCCCGCAGTGCCTTGTGGCGTGTCGAATGGAGGCATGTCGCCGAGCACATTGTCTCATTTTGGCAATGTGCTCGGTTTTGCGATCAGCGCGGCCGCGGAAAGATCTCCTGCTGCGGCTGGCGGATCGTCACGCGCAGGGACAAGCCGTCGATGATCTTCTCCATCGAGACATCGCGCCGCGACATCGGCTCCTTGATGTCGAAGATGCGCTTATCGGTGTTGTTCAGCTTGTGCGTCATGGCCGGGTCTCCCCAAGTGCGGATGGTTGAACCTCTGCCCTACACATGGGGAGGATGGCGTGGAAGACTGGTCAGCATGACAACATGCGTGATCAGTCGCCGCGATTTGGGAAGTGAATTATGGCGGCTTTAGAGCACGACAGGATCTGCTCTAAAGCCGCGAGTGGTGATCGATAAGCCGGCGTTATTCGTCGGCGAAATAGTACCCGGCCGGCGTGGCGCCGGCCGCGCCGTTGGCTTGTGCATTGCTGACGGCAGCCGCCAGCTTTTCCAGTTGCTCGTGGGAAAGGATGCCCCCGAGTTCGTTGTTCTGCGTGGTATGCTTGTCGGACTTGGAGCTCTTTTTGTCGGCCATTGGTGTCGCCTCAATGCCTATGTTGTCTGCGCCTTGGCAGGTAGGTGGTAATGATCAACGTTAATGCTTGCCCGTGGCGTGGGGTTGGTGACCGTGATCACCGGGTGTCGTGCATGTCCTGTGCCAGCCGACACACCTCGGCCGTTCGCGTTGCCGAAGCGCAACACCTTGTCCGCTGTCGTGTGGTGCGCGACACCGCGGGCCTAGCGTCGATTGGTCAGGGCCGGTGACGATTGAGACGTACCTGGCCTATGTGCTGGCCGCCTTTGTTGTGTTGATGATACCGGGCCCCAGCACGATCCTGGTCTTAAGCTACACGCTGTCGGAGGGTCGCCGCGCGATCCTGGCGATCGTGGGTGGCGTGGTGGCCGGCGACCTGGTCTCTATCACCGCATCGCTGGCCGGCATCGAAATCCTGATCGAGGCGTTTCCGCCGCTGTTCGACGTGCTGAAGTGGTTCGGCGTCGTCTATCTGCTCTATCTGGGCTACCGCTGCATTCGCCCGGCACACGCCGATCCTTCGATCACGGTCGAGCACGCGGGCATCCCGAAGAGAACGCTGTTCATACGCGGTTTCGTGATTACGGCTATCAATCCCGAAGGCCTGGGTTTCTTTATCAACTTCCTGCCGGAGTTCATGGATACGTCGCGTCCCCACGTGCCGCAGATGGTGATCCTGATCGCGACCTATGTCGGTCTTGCGGTGATCGGCCGGCTTATCTATGCCTTCGGCGCCCAAGGCGCGCGGGGACTGTTGTCGAGCGACCGGGCGCAGCTGTGGGTGCGCTGGGGTTCCGGCGCTGTCATGGTCGCGATTGCCGTGTGGTCGATTTTCGCGTTGGGCACTGGCACAAGCGTCACGTGATCGGCCGTCAGTCCGCGCGACCGGCATAGATGAGCGAGCCGCCGAGGACCCCTGCCCGCAGGCGATCCAACAGGCCGCTATACAGACCGAGCACGTGATTGAAACCGTCGGTGCCGACGTGCGCCACGATTGCTTCTTTCTTCGCTTCGATCTTGGCGACCAGGGCGATGTACCAGCCGATGTAGGCATCATCGATCGGCGTGCTGTCGTGCAGCCGCCAGCCGGCTTCATCAAGCAGACCCTCAACCCCTTCGCGCTTGACCGGCTGAGGAAGAAACGGACCGCCGGCATCGATCAAGGGATCGCGCTGGTAGGCGCCGGTGTCGACATAGTCAAAGATCGCGAGCGTAGCGCCGGGTGCGGCGACGTCGGCCAGGGCGCGCAACCCGGCCGGCTGATCGGGCAGGGCGTAGAGCACGTTGAACATGGTGATGACGTCGAAGCGGCGGTCGAGTTGGCCCGGCGCGGCGACGATGTCTGAGGCCAGGAATGTCGGGCCGGGATGGGTCTGGCGCGCGCCCTCGATCGCGCGCGGCTCGATGTCGAATCCGGTGACCCGGCCCCAGCCGTGGTCTTGCAGATAGGCGGCCGTGCCGCCGAGCCCGCAACCGGCGTCGAGCAGATCGCGGTCGGGATCCCTGGCGATCGGCGCCATGGTCAACTCGATCGCCTCCTCCTCGCCGGCATGGGCGTAGTCGCCGTCGCGCACCAGTGCCAGCACCTGCTTGCCCTTGAAGGAGTTCATGGCGAAAGGAGCGGTCATCGGAGCCTCAATTCGGTTATCTGGACCTTGCGCGCGGCAGCCTAGAGCAGATCGCACTCAATCTGCACCGCCTGCGATCCGTTCTAGTCACGCCGCCGGCCGCGACCAAGCCCCGCATCCCGGAACCCGCCTTTGGGATCAGCACCGGTAATCCCGGCGGCCGCCGCACGCGTGTTCGAGGGCCCTGATTCAGGCGGTCCAAACGACGCTGTCACATTCGAGGTACTCATAAAGGGTAGGCAATTTGCATCGCATCACAGAAACGTTACCTGTTACATCACATAACATATGGCAGGACCAATGCCCTAGCGTCGCAAATAGCAAGCATTTCTGCCGTTTATCGTCCACCATGCCCGATCGTGTGTCGAAGTGTGACAAACGCCACACTCTCATTCTATA harbors:
- a CDS encoding TetR family transcriptional regulator C-terminal domain-containing protein; protein product: MKTQPSPSHRRLEDARGMLIDATMESIFRHGIAETSISTITEIAGLSRGMVRHYFASKDAMMVAAYEALLAKWKENFYRAREGGPLQRIVRLIETMYTPPNFDPRDLSVWISLNAGALHDPKLAAMCSKETATWLDVFKEEIAAYGEQVGRSYDTDRIAETLLAVSDGLWIKHMIEPNRVDQQKALGINTKLLFDMLGIAGAWQDDKAK
- a CDS encoding multidrug effflux MFS transporter, giving the protein MFHPAATPPRLVTLILLTALATLSLNLFLPSLAAMAADFDVSYALISLTVAGYVAVTAALQLVIGPLSDRFGRRPVLLAAMAVYVIASAACVMTTDIGVFLVCRILQGVIIAGWTVSLAIVRDMKPANEAASTIGYISMVMAVAPMIGPLAGGLLDAFFGWRASFVAFTLMGLGLLILCWADLGETNAARTGGFAAQVRAYPDLLRSRHFWGYALCMAFSVGAFYAFLAGTPLVATAVFGMSTATLGAAMGSITAGFVFGSFLSGRLARRHALATMIIAGRLVACIGLAAGLVLVMAGYLNVVLLFGATIFVGIGNGLTTPSASAGAMSVRPHLAGSASGLFGALTAVVGALLTVITGALVTVETGAFMLLAIMLAASFLALLAALLVRGPGPEEI
- a CDS encoding ParA family protein; protein product: MRVLALASQKGGAGKTTLAGHLAVEAARTGHGPVAMIDTDPQGSLYHWWLARDDEAPDDVVKLTGVPRRREDDQWTLARDLADLRDDGIRLVIIDTPPAVTRRIRNVVSLADLVVLPVRPSPHDLRAVGATVDIVEAQGKPLMFVLNGGTPRARINQDAAIALTQHGPVAPVILHSRVHYASAMIDGRTVMETAPKSSSAKEVIELWPHINERLRRPLVVALDNGLDRAEGDTGETAEPPRQAVKFPSPVGGNALKPNQPFGRRTGDRDSAKSA
- a CDS encoding AEC family transporter gives rise to the protein MAELFLHVTNVVLPVLICAAIGFGLARFKVPFDNKMVNGVVANVGYPTLIISHLSDAHVPIGAFLDMMLAAVAVLACFCVAAFVFLKIMGLNTRAFLSPMMHANVGNVGLPIALLAFGEAGMAYAMAFVVVIVVSIFTVGMAVTMGSFSIRSLVTSPIIYAVLVTLVLMATDTALPKPIDAAFDILGGLAIPLMLLTLGYTLATLKISALWRATYLSLFHIAMGVAIALGLLQVFGFTGTERGVFILMCLMPVSVATYLFVDQHVPELAHEVAGLIMVSTLLTIVVMTLALTYWI
- a CDS encoding LysE family translocator gives rise to the protein MTIETYLAYVLAAFVVLMIPGPSTILVLSYTLSEGRRAILAIVGGVVAGDLVSITASLAGIEILIEAFPPLFDVLKWFGVVYLLYLGYRCIRPAHADPSITVEHAGIPKRTLFIRGFVITAINPEGLGFFINFLPEFMDTSRPHVPQMVILIATYVGLAVIGRLIYAFGAQGARGLLSSDRAQLWVRWGSGAVMVAIAVWSIFALGTGTSVT
- a CDS encoding class I SAM-dependent methyltransferase — its product is MTAPFAMNSFKGKQVLALVRDGDYAHAGEEEAIELTMAPIARDPDRDLLDAGCGLGGTAAYLQDHGWGRVTGFDIEPRAIEGARQTHPGPTFLASDIVAAPGQLDRRFDVITMFNVLYALPDQPAGLRALADVAAPGATLAIFDYVDTGAYQRDPLIDAGGPFLPQPVKREGVEGLLDEAGWRLHDSTPIDDAYIGWYIALVAKIEAKKEAIVAHVGTDGFNHVLGLYSGLLDRLRAGVLGGSLIYAGRAD